The genomic stretch CGACGTGTCCGCCACCGAGCGGTTCAGCGGCGGCGGCGACGAGCGCGAGGTGGGGCCGTCGGCCCAGCAGTCACGGGACGGCGGCAGCAGCACCGCCGGCCGCTACCGCGGCGCCCAGGGCATCGACCCCGAGTTCATCAAGGAGATCGAGCGCCAGTTCGGCTTCGACAAGCCGCCGCACGTGCGCTTCTTCCTGATGATGTGGAACTTCCTGCGCTTCGACTTCGGCGACAGCTTCTTCCGCGACCGCTCGGTGGTGCAACTGGTGATGGACAAGCTGCCGGTGTCCATCTCCCTGGGGCTCTGGACCACGCTGCTGGTGTACCTGGTCTCCATCCCGCTGGGCGTGGCCAAGGCCGTGCGCGACGGCACGCGCTTCGACGTGTGGAGCTCCGGGGCGGTGATCGTGGGCAACGCTGTGCCGGGCTTCCTGTTCGCCATCCTGCTCATCGTGCTGTTCGCCGGCGGGCGCTACTTCGACTGGTTCCCGCTGCGCGGCCTGGTGTCCGACAACTGGAGCGAGCTGGGTTTCTGGCAGCGCATCGTCGACTACCTCTGGCACATCACCCTGCCGGTGGCGTCCATGGTCATCGGCGGCTTCGCCGGCCTCACCATGCTCACCAAGAACTCATTCCTGGACCAGATCAACCAGCAGTACGTGATGACGGCCCGCGCCAAGGGGCTGAGCGAGCGGCGGGTGCTCTACCGGCACGTTTTCCGCAACGCCATGCTCATCGTCATCGCCGGCTTTCCCGGCGCCTTCGTCGGCATTCTGTTCACCGGCGCCCTCCTCACCGAGGTGATCTTCTCCCTGGACGGGGTCGGGCTTCTGGGGTTCGAGGCGGCCATCAACCGCGACTACCCGGTGATGTTCGGCACGCTCTATTTCTTCACGCTGCTGGGTCTGGTGATGAAGCTGGTGGAGGACCTCACCTACGTTGTGGTGGACCCGCGCATCGACTTCGAGAGCCGGGAGACCTGACCGCGGGTGGGATTATGGCGTCCTTCGACTTCGCTTCGCTACGCTCAGGACGAACGGAAAGAGTCCTTTTCCAACCGTTCGTCCTGAGCGTAGCGAAGCGAAGTCGAAGGACGCCACCCAACAACAATCTGCGACTCGCATGACGCCGCTCAACCGAAGACGCCTGCGGAACTTCCGCGCCAACCGGCGCGGGTACTGGTCGCTCGTGGTGTTCTCCGCGCTGCTGTTCGTGAGCCTGTTCGCCGAGTTCATCGCCAACGACCGGCCGCTGCTCGTGCGCTACGAAGGGAAGTTCTACACGCCGGTGCTGGTGGATTACCCCGAGACGGAGTTCGGCGGCTTCCTGGAGACCGACACGGACTACAACGACCCCGAGGTCCAGGCGCTCATCCAGGAGCGCGGCTGGATCTTCTGGCCGCCCGTTCCCTTCAGCTACGACACCATCGTATTCGGCCTGCCCACGCCGGCGCCCTCGCCGCCGACCGCGCGCAACTGGCTCGGCACCGACGACCAGGCGCGCGACGTCACCG from Deltaproteobacteria bacterium encodes the following:
- a CDS encoding microcin C ABC transporter permease YejB; this translates as MFAYIIRRLLLIVPTLIGIMVLNFVIIHSAPGGPVEQILAKLQQTDVSATERFSGGGDEREVGPSAQQSRDGGSSTAGRYRGAQGIDPEFIKEIERQFGFDKPPHVRFFLMMWNFLRFDFGDSFFRDRSVVQLVMDKLPVSISLGLWTTLLVYLVSIPLGVAKAVRDGTRFDVWSSGAVIVGNAVPGFLFAILLIVLFAGGRYFDWFPLRGLVSDNWSELGFWQRIVDYLWHITLPVASMVIGGFAGLTMLTKNSFLDQINQQYVMTARAKGLSERRVLYRHVFRNAMLIVIAGFPGAFVGILFTGALLTEVIFSLDGVGLLGFEAAINRDYPVMFGTLYFFTLLGLVMKLVEDLTYVVVDPRIDFESRET